In Brassica napus cultivar Da-Ae chromosome A3, Da-Ae, whole genome shotgun sequence, the sequence CGGTCGCGATATAATATGCAGCAGCGTCAGCGTctgcaaaacgaacaacaactgtcTTCATTGACGCTGCTGCCGtcgctgacgctgccgctgacgccgaaacctgcggcaaccaaacgaacagggctatttaagttattttgattGATTGCTTAGGTGAACAACTGGAATAGATTCAATGTGAACACTGGAGGGACTTTGGTGGAGAAGTGCTGCCATTTCTTTGATCTGATGAGGCTCTTTGCGTCTGCGGATCCTGTTTGTGTGATGGCTTCTGGTGGCGTGGATGTGAACCATAAGGATGAAGTTTATGATGGGAAGGTACTTTTTTTTCAATCCGGAGTTCGATGTATATATTGGGAGTTTCTTACTATTGTTGTTTCTCTGTGACAACTTAGGTGCCTGATATAATTGATAACGCTTATGTTGTCATTGAGTTTGACAATGGGTGTCGTGGGATGCTTGATCTCTGTATGTTTGCTGAAGGAAGCAGAAACGAGCAAGAAATCTCTGTTACTGGTGACATTGGAAAGGTTTAAGTCCTTTTGATAGTTTTATCTCCATGAGTCTCTTGAGTAGGGTCTGTATTTCTTCCTAACTTACTTGGCAACCATGTTGCAGGGGGAGGCGCTTGTTCCAGAGGGTTTAGTTCGATTTGGGACTCGTGCAGGAGGAAGAGAACACGTTCAGACGATAAAAGCTGAGGATGAAAGAATAAAGTAAGCTATGTTCATCTGACATATTCTCTTACATCACATTCACATGAGGTTGGTTATTCAGGTATGAAGGGTTGCATCATGGGTCAAGTTACTTGGAACACCTCATGTTTTTGTCGGCAATCAGGGGTGAAGGACTAGCAGCTGTTGATTTGGAAGACGGGTTGATGGCTGTTGCCATGGGAGTTGCTGCACAGCTCTCCATTCAGGAGCGCCGCTATGTATCCATGGACGAGGTCTTGTGACTTGTGATATAGCAGGAATCTTGTTAATTTGGTATATTTGCTTTCATATGTTTGTTAAGCAAGACTTGAATCTCTGTGTTGTAAGATAAGCAGCTGTTTGGTGTAAGGTAAGCCAAAactgaatcttttttttattgttatatgtACATAAGCTTCAATTAGTAGAAGTTTCGTTTGACATGGATGTCTACAACTGAGTTCATTATCCCACTCGTCGAGGAAAAATCAAAGGACATTCTCTCTCTTCTTATTATAGTTGTAGATATACATACATGATACATACACAAATGAGCTGATTGTCATCTTCAACGGCCATAAGGATGATAAACAGATGAGATTGATGGCTATGATTTGGTAAAACAATAAGCAAAGATGAAAGGAAGAATCAAAATTCTGATTATagatgaaaactttcaaatgtaTTAGGATTGACGTTAGGGAGACAAACGACAAAAAAATGTATCAAAATAAGAATCAGACACCTTTAGTCTGTAAGAAGACCAACCAGATTAATGTGCTTCAGACTTTTAAACGTTTAAAGGTGAACTACTTTATTGCCAGATTCAAAGTTTGAAGGAACTTAAAATTGGAACACAAACTCTTGAATGTAAAATATTCTTCCATACAAATGAAATTCTTGAATTCTGACACCAAATCCACACAGAAGATATACCATTCgagcaagcaaaaaaaaacaaaacataaaagcaGATCACCGGTAACGACGGAGAGAGAGGGAGTTGTTCTTCTTCCAAGTAGCCCTGCGGGAAGGTCTGTTCTTGTGGTTTCTGTGACCCTTTCCACGAAGACCACGATTCTTCTTTCCCTCTGAGGTGAGCCCTCTCAGTTCTCTGTGTTTGTGCACTGGGTTGCAGATCCAGTTGATCCTTGGATCATTTCGGACAGCATTGTGTGCAGGGTCCACAAGAATAATCTCGTAGTACTTGTAGGTAGAGTCCTAAGTAAATCCGAAACAAACACACCATTAATCAACATAATCAATCATCACAACAGCAAGGTTAATAAAACAAGTTATTATAAATGTCTAATAGTACACGAGTTAATCACATTATCCAATAAACAGATCATATTTGACAAGTAACTGAAGGTTTGGTGCTAACCTCATTGAGCCAGTAGGAGTTAACGACCCTGAGGCCGCCAAGTTTGCGACCAGCACGTTCCTCAGCAACAGACCTCTTACTGCGCTGGAATTTGAGCTGTGTCACTCCCTGGTTAGTGGGTTTACCATACACAATACCCTTGGGAACAGGCCTCTTGCGACCTCCACGTCTCACACGAACACGGTAAACAACAAACCCCTGAACACAAATAACCAAATAGTTGGTCAACACATACCAATTGAacgacaaacaaaaaaaaaattgaaccatataacttaatataaaaaatgtatcaAACTTTGACAAGAACAGATTCCACAGTAGATAAAGAGTTGTTCGGTCAGAAGAGTGAAATGATTTCGCTGGTCTCAGGAAGTATTCTATCATGTTAACGCAGATAAATCTACTTGTAAAAAAGAAGAATGCCTACGTGTCAAGACACCGCTTGACCAGCTTATTACCAATTAAAAGGTTGATTCGATAATACCAAAAACTACTgcaaattttacaaaatgattcgTGTAAGACATAACACGAACACTACACAAAGTTAAATATTCAGATGAATGGATTA encodes:
- the LOC106440248 gene encoding 60S ribosomal protein L15-1; translation: MGAYKYVSELWRKKQSDVMRFVQRVRCWEYRQQPSIVRLVRPTRPDKARRLGYKAKQGFVVYRVRVRRGGRKRPVPKGIVYGKPTNQGVTQLKFQRSKRSVAEERAGRKLGGLRVVNSYWLNEDSTYKYYEIILVDPAHNAVRNDPRINWICNPVHKHRELRGLTSEGKKNRGLRGKGHRNHKNRPSRRATWKKNNSLSLRRYR
- the LOC106440235 gene encoding myo-inositol 2-dehydrogenase, which codes for MANSTITKYGIVGIGMMGREHLINLHHLRHQNLAVVSIADPHPPSQLLAIELARSFNWNLKVFSGHEELLESETCDVIVVSSPNMTHHRILMDIIAYPKPHHILVEKPLCTTVADCKEVLEAAKKRLDMVVQVGLEYRYMPPVAKLIEKVNGGEFGDVKMVAIREHRFPFLVKVNNWNRFNVNTGGTLVEKCCHFFDLMRLFASADPVCVMASGGVDVNHKDEVYDGKVPDIIDNAYVVIEFDNGCRGMLDLCMFAEGSRNEQEISVTGDIGKGEALVPEGLVRFGTRAGGREHVQTIKAEDERIKYEGLHHGSSYLEHLMFLSAIRGEGLAAVDLEDGLMAVAMGVAAQLSIQERRYVSMDEVL